The genomic stretch TCAATCATGGTGAAACAATCAACAACAAATTGTTGAAACAACCGTCTACACTTGTGAATAATTCCATCTTCGTGCACCCTAATCTGGAGACGAAAACATATGAACTCCCTGAGGGAAACTCTTGTTCTCCTTCCAGGAACATATCCAAGCTGTTGACCACGATAACCAATGTTCAGCTGATAACCATCCTCGCCATACGGAAACAACAGAGGATACTGTAAGGGCCAATACAGAGCATGAGTTTCATATATATGTTGCAACCGACCACCAGTAGATTGAACAATAATGTCACGACCATGGTCCGATGAATCAAAATCTCCAACAATCAAAGCAGCAACTTCATCGCAAGAGGGAGCACTGTACATTCTTCGATCAACGTTCCGTTGCAAATACAACTTCAATGAGAAAATCTCAGATGGATGACACTCATAGAATTCTCTAACTCTTCGAAAAGACTGTGCTATGGCATTATGAGTATCGATCATTTGCAACAACTCAGTTATCAATTCTTTATCTATCTCAAATGTTTgcctaaaaaaaatatattaaccacagaaaatatatttaaaaacacACAGAATACAATTGTAACatattttgatattaaaaatcTTTTATTAGCAAAAAATAACTAATAGCATATTATAACAGGAACAAAACACAGTATAACTATGAAGTCACAGCTATAAACCTATTTTCCAATACAAAAAACAATAAAACATCAggaaaattcaacaaaaacactAAACAACAAAGTTTCAAACACACATACCCAAAAATTCGCTGCCTATGCATTATCTCATGCTGAGTGTCGTATACGTATAACTGCGGAAATTTAGGCTTCTCACCAGCATCTGGGAGCAAACTTCCAATCCGATGATAATTTTGACCACTTATTATAAACTGCGGTGGACCCCTCCCATCATTCACTGAATCCAATACCTTACCGCCAAGAGACGTGAAGGCAAACATACTGTTATAAGATCGAATATTTTTTTGGAAGTACAAACTCTTGCTATCATGTCCATTGATAAAATCATATAACAGATCTGGGGGCTTTTGGAGATAAGGTAACTGAATTTTTTCCTTTGAGCAACAAACAGTAAAAATAAGATGATTAACTGTAGAATCTCTTTCAACACGTTCTAATAACCAGAAACACGCGCCACAAATTGAACATTCATAGTTAGGGTCACCAACATCAAGGCAACCTGGTAGACATAAAATCGAGAAAAATATACACAACAATAAAAGAACCTCATGTGAATTATATGACACGAAATAGATTCAACACAACATGAATAAACCATTAGCATAAAGATATTATATAGACTAAATACTTGACTCATTTGAATCTTGTGAGGAGAATATATCACAAAACACTATATTTATTTTACACTAACTGAATAACATCTCATGACATAATCACAGTCGGATGTTTTAACACTAAATAAATAAGAAGTCTATTTTACTATTCTTCAATAATATATGATTTAAGAGAGCGTACCTTGTATCTCACTTTGCAAGAACAGAGGATGATCAATAACAGAACCAACTTGACTGAATGAATTTATCGAAGGATCATATATTTCTGATTGGTCTATATCATCcattttgatttaaaataagACAAACttatgtaaatatatatttgacaaccaaatataaaaaacaaaatattcatgtaataaaaaatcaattaattatctaataatGAACATGTAAGGTAAACATTACAAATATAATAAAGTAtgaaaatgaataaaaattaaacattcATTTATCAACTaagtaaatataaataaatcTAAATGCATATTCAAGAACAATTTCATTTTTGTTAACATTAGAATAGactttgttttattattttaatcaatGATACTAACTACGAACGTCTAAattaaataatctaaattactattaaaatcaatttgtatttttttagaCACTAATGGCTCAATCGGTCCTAAGAATTTTCTAACATTTTAGAACAAGTGCATATATTGTTGTTTTTAACTTTAATTCAGTCATTGCAcaattttttctcttaattgGCTACCAAGGCTTTCTTTTTCTCTTACTTCAATCCATGCATCATATTATTTATTGTAAATAGCTTGCCATACAATTCACAAATCACTATCGACAAAGCCATAATtgaagaaattgaaaaaaaaataatttctgacaaagagaactaaaagaaaaaataattatatggaACTAATAGAagatttgcaaaaattaaaagaatggacaaattaattaaacattTTTGAATGTAGAACTACTGATTATGACATAAAACCATAGCAATAAGAATCGGACCGGATCTGCCGGTTCGGCCGGAAAACCGATGAACCATTCGAATTGGTAGTCTAGCCGGGTCAGGTTTAGGTTTGAACCGAGGAAGGATGTGAACTGCTTAAAACCGGCCGGTTCTTCAAAAAGCGGACAAAACCAGCCAATTCGATCAGGCCAGTCCTATGGTGCTGACAACAAATGCAACTCTTGGGTGATCAAGTAGCATTTGAATATTGGATCGAATATTAAAAAATGCTTGCAATGGGTATTGAACCCAATTGTGCTTGCTAGGCAAGCATAAGGGATACCACCAACCTGGTGTGTTAAGAATAGAGTTAATTGTCACTTTATTCAATTTTTGactattttatatcttttattgaCGTACAACCGGTTCTATCAGTTCAACTAACAATTCACCAGTtgaaccagtgaaccagtgACACAGTAACCTGACTTGTTCGATAACCAATACAATTATGAGAACTACACATAAAACTAAGAAACTTTCAAGAAATACCCTTGGTCTATTATTTAGCTAAAAAAgttaactaattaactaattacGTGATTCCAATCACATAACCAACAAACTTTTCATATTGTTGAAGACAAAAATAAACACTAATTAAACAATTTAATAACCTCTAGTCCTTGTGTATCTTTGAAAGAACAATATAAATTAAACCTATCTACTGATCTAAACGATTcaataaagaattttataatGGCATTAATTATGTTTACCACATACGATAGCTGATCAGGCTTACAGTAGCTAATCTAATTACTTTCAATAACTATGCGCTTTGAATCAATTATTAAGTACTTCAATAACTTTCAGCCATGTAAACAACAACAACTAAACAATTTTACGATTACGTTACCTAATTTAATAACAACTTATCACAATTTAGGGTTATTATAATTACCTTACATCACGTTTGATTCTACAAATATTAATTGAGTTGTCAAATTAAAAAGAGACCCAGTATAGAAATCTAGACATATATTTAATTAGAAATTCTCTGGGCTACTAATAGTTAAAATAACCCTTTTAGGTGTAACAGcataaaaaaacaataataaatgaCTTAAATACATTTGCTATTACATATAAACCAAAgaaacttaaaatataatttaacagAAAAGAATCGAAGTGGGATAAAAtacttaaatatattattatacctGACAAAATAAGATGTGAACTCTGATTAACATTCTGGGACACCTCAAATAAATTTTCTAAAACATAAGAAGAAATAGAGACATTgaaaacatataaaataaaaaaatagattattaGAAACACAAagattaaatacaaaaatataaagagaGCAACAAAAATTACCCATATAATCATTCAAAGAGAGAACATGCATCGAGGAATCAAGGACCTCTAAAGCAttacaaaacaaaacaaaaaaattacaaacagTCGCATATATATCAAATCACTAAAAATTGGAGTATAAACCACTAAAAATATCATGAAACTCAATTCAGAACTGACCTCTTGCATTTCGATAATGAGTTTGTGTTCACTTTCTTTTCAAACAATTTCGCCTATACTCTCTAGCACGAACTGAGTTATGAGACATCTTTGTTACTCGTACTAAACAGAAAAAAAGGTTGAAACATGAAAAGCAAGGAGTAACCCTAATTCATTGAAAAGAGAGATGCACATCGTTAAGTTTCTATAAGcaacaaatgaaaaaaaaggggggaggAGGAGGGGAATGGATGGGGGCAAAAGATGTGAAACACACCAACAAAAAACTCATATAACCATGCACAAATTTTGATAACAGACAAAATGAAGGAAATAAAGTATTATAATGAACACCAATAACTAATGGACATCAACATCAAcatgaaaagataaaattgtacaacaataaacaaatacaaaataagAACTGCTACATTTCATTCAAATTTCACTGATAGTGATCTACACAAATACATATGGCTATCTCCCCTATGATAAGGAGGATTCCAAAATCTGACTACATATCCTAGTATGTAACCTAAAGAGGGTACAACATTCAAAATATGTCCAATCCCTAGCAAAGTCACTATTACAAAAGGAGGAGTTGAGAATAGACATACTTGGCACATTACCCGAGCCATCACAAAAGGAAAACCCCTATATCTGACAATCCTATTTTTTGGACACAATCCAAAAAAGTTAAATCAAAATACCATCCAGCCAGCATGATTACATGTCCATCTATTTGGAATTAGAAGCCTTCCTAAATACTTATAGATAAACTATATAAGACACCTACACCTAGACACAGCAGCTCAATTCCACACCTTCAATCAAACTCCATTAACCTTGGCAACCTTGAACCCACGCCCATCTGCATCAACAGCAGCCTCTTCAAATTGAGGATTCAAATTCCTCTTACTCTTGGAGGTGACAACATGATTTTCATGGGTAAGCTTCTCTCCATTTTGCGAAGGTGCTTCAAGAACATGGGACAACAGCTCCtatgaaagaaattaaaaaaacgTATGAATCTCACTCAAGAATGCAAAATACAATTAGAAACAACACACATaagaatgagaaaaaaaaatattatacatCAGCACCTGAGTTTCTTTTTCTGCTGAGCTAAGCAATATATCCAGTTCAGCAGAAAGATCATCACTAACAGTATCATTGCTGGGAgttttctcttcttttccatGCTCACCATCAATTAAGCCAACAAACTTAGTCCCCCCGGAAACAACAGGCTATTTTTCATCCAAAAAATCTATAAGAACAGGGGATTTACACAAAATCCCAGAACACTCACCATCATCTTTCTCACTTTTGATAAAACTATCCAAAGACTCCTTCTTAATACCCACATCCGCTTTTCCACGAGGAACAGATTTGTGTAAATCATGCTCCTATTCATATGCCATAAGAGTTTAAAATTACATAAGACCATAACAGAAATTGACCACAGCAcaataaagaaacaaaaaatatgaaattaatgatGAATTAACAGGATCTAAAAACATTTGTATGTATATCTAACCTTTTTTGGAGTAGACTCATCATCAGCATCATAATTGGGAAGTTCAAATATCGCAATAATGGTGGAATCATCACAAATTCTCCTAACTCGGAAAGTCCCATAAAATGTATCATGTGGGACACCTTTGGTATCAACCTTGAGCAGCAACTTCTTTCCAATGAGCCCTTGGAATATGGGAGGATAAGTATCCCCACATATAAGCTATTTTGAAAGTAACACATAAGAAATATAGAGTTTGAATAAGGAACATGCCATCCCATAAAATGAACAACACATGAAAGAAAACTAACAACATACACTTGCATCTCTTTGAACCTCAGTAAACAAGTCAGCACATGATTTCTTAAGCAAATAAGAAGCCTCACGATCAAAGAGAAGGAAAATACCCTCCCCAGTATGATCTTCAACtgttactttaattttaaatctgcagagagaaaaaaaaggggggaacACAATCATTCAAATACATAATACCAAGAAACCTTATTTTTATAAACAATCCATTCTACAAAATGAGAACacattttcaacaaaaattcTGACCTTGGAGAGACATTAGTTATGTGCTTCAAACAAAAATCACAGTAATAGGCACCATTTTGAGGATAGATACCCTTTCCACACACACAAGCAGAATACCACCAACCTCCATCCTCAACAATACCTTGGATTGCACCAAAAATGATAAAAGAACCCTCCTATCCAATGGGCATTTCAAAGTTAATTAACAACATGAATGAAAAAACAGATCTGGAAATCCttgtttgattttctttttcgcTCATTTGTGTATAAAACAAACAGAAACACAACTAACTCAAAAGAAGACAACCTGATTGTTATCTTGAAGTTCTTCAATAGTGCATTTTCTAGTTAAACGCATGAAATCATCTTCCAAGGAGAGAACTTTACCCTCATTTGCAATAAACAGTGGCTGGGTACCACTGACACCTTGCTTaatcatactaaaaaaaattaatgtaaatGGTTGTACTTGTTACTCCAGATTgcttgtaaataaaaaatacaataaacatCAACAAAATAAAGCATGCTAACCTCTGCCTGAATTTAACAACTTCAGGAATATCAAGATTAAATAACATTTGAGTGGCATACATCACATTTTGAAGACCTACTTGACCTAcacagaaacaaagaaagagtCTAGCAAAACTTTATTGGAGACAACACCTAGAGCAGCCATGAGATGTAcaggaaaaaaaaaagccaaCAACATACCCCTAAAGAACTTGACTTTTGCAAGTTGAATGACTACAACAGGCTGCTCCACATACCCAGAGGCAAGGAAATGATTTACTTGATTAACATAATCCCCAAACAATGCACATCGCATTGTAAAAATGAAACTCAAAAGATGACAAAGAATCAAACAGAAAATAAgcaaaaaagataattaaaagataaagagAAAGCACCAGAAATGACTTAACGAACATACTCTTTTAAAGTTAATTCCAATGcaatcattttcacaattttccccttttttgcatattctttctcttctccGACTGAAGTTAAAAGACCAATGACATCTATTCCAAATAAACACAACCTATTAACTACTCAAAGGATTTGTTTAAAAAACTTCAATAACAGAACAGCAGGAAGATATACACACCAACTAAAAAATCATAATCTTGGGTCATGTTCAGCAGCTCAGAAAAAGGAAACATGTTGAAACAAATCTTAGGGATAACATCGTCATCAACAGCTACAACAGTGGTTCGGTGAAGGAAAACCAATTTGAATTCATGAGAAGTTGCTCTATAACTACCATGATTTGACACAACAATAAAATATGCCATTCTATAAACTTGTCCTTCAACTATATGATCCCTAAACCTATTAAGGAGTGGTTTCTTGACTGTAGCTTGAATTTTTCCACACTAGAAATGGAACAAAAGAACAAATCAGATTAATGAAACACATAATTTAAagttgaaaacttaaaaaatagcAAGTAAGACCATATTTAAAAGAGAAGCTAATAGGGGCTAACATGCTCATCAAGGAGAATCATTTCCATTGAGTTAAGAACCTCATGGTTACCAAAAGAGGGTACAACCCAAAGCCTTAGAACCCTAACTTTCAGCCTCCAAGCCTCTCTAGGAGGATGCATCTTAGAAATCATATCAAATGGTGGAGGCATTGCAGTAAAAAAAAAGGAGATAAAGAGACTTGATGAAATAGATCAAAATGTAAACAGTaaaattctgaaataaataTAGCTTAGGAGCAAATACAACACATCAGAATGTTTGTGCATTCAATGTGATTCACCAACCATCCTTTTATAGAAAAAATCCAGGACACAATCTCACCTTTCTGAATTTAAATCAAATTGAGGAGGGAAATGGAGGATAGTGGAGTTGAATAACCAAATTTTTCATTtaatgaggaagaagaaatgAATCAATTGATATCAATCACATCACCACTAACCAAATAGGTTAGATAGAAAGCCCATACCATGATAGGCATTCCCACATTCTCATCCCCATTTAATGGAACATAGACAACTAATCATAGCAGCAAAAGCTGAAATAACACAAAAACAGGAAAAAGAAGTGATACTTTcgagaaataataaaataggcAGACACCAACTACCCTCAACAATGATTCTAGTGATGACAATTACAGTTGGTAAATGTCTTAGGTAGGGATACATTGGAAAAAGCAGCTAAATGGGAACAAAAGTATAaacaaacatgaataaaaatcTGTCAATCACATCAACATTCATGAAATGGATGATAATGAAACCTCATACCTTCATAATTATTGAAAATTTCCAATTTCCaataaagaatatatatatatatatatatatatatatatatatatatatatatatatatatatatatatatagcacaACCTTATTATGTGTGGAAAACAGTTTTTCATGGAAACAACAGCTGCTGGATACTTTTTTCTTTGGCTAACGACATGTGGTAGTTAGACAAACAATAACATGAACCCATTCTACTTGCACAAGCGCATTTTTTTCTCAATGAACCTCTTAATTTGAGGATAAGGAGGTGTATGTCCATCCAACAGCTGAGATATGAAACACATTTAACACAATCAACAGAAAAATGTAATCCAATTCAGTTGAACttcaaaaagaaataaataaacaacAGGCTACACATCAATATTTGTGATTCACATCACCACTAATAGAATAGATTAGGTACGAAATACAAAACAATGAAAACTTTCAAGAGGTGAAATACAAAACaatttttacataaataaataattaaaaaatagacaatgaaattgaattgaataacCAAATCTTTCATTCAATCAGGAAAAAGCTATTAATCAATAGAAAGCCCATACCTTGATAGGCATTCTCACATTATCATCTCCATTCAATGGCATAGAGACAACTAATCATAGGAGCAAAACCTGAACCAACACAAAAAcagtaaaaaaaagtcaaacTTTTAAGAAATCAAGAAATATGGATCAGAAATTGATATATGAGACCACAACTACTACAGTAAACCTACACATCATAAGACCATAGGGAAGGCAGTAATCATACACCCCAAACAATGATTCTACTCATGACAATGAGAATTGGTATAAATTAGTTAGATAAGGATACATTCAAAACATTAGATGAGTGGGAAAAAAGTATAGACAAACATGAGTAAAAATCTCTCAACGACATAAACATTCATGCAAGGGATGAGATTGAAACCTCATACGTTGATAATGATTCCCAAATTTTGAATTATCAAATGAAGAATATACAGCACAACCTTATTATGTATCCATACCACATTTTCATGCGAATACTACATCAAACATACATAACGGGACATGTTTTTGTATACAGAAAATAGTTTAAAAACTCAAGGGATTTCTTGAACATAcagaaactaaaaaatttaaaaagatattcatgaaaaaaataaaacacatgCAACAAACAATATAACAGGTAACAAAATGGAGATCTGATAATGAGTTCAAACTGAAAGTTAACACCAACTCCCAAAAATTGTAACCAAGAAGATAAACCCACAAAAGAATTGAATAACCAAATCTTTCATTTAATGAGGAAGAAGCTATGAACCAATTCAAATCAATCACATCACCACTCACCAAATAGGTTAGACAGAAAGCCCATACCTTGATAGCCATTCCCACATTCTCATCAACATTCAATAGCACATAGACAACTAATCATAGCAGCAAAAGCTGAACCAACACAAAAAAAGCCAAAATAACTGAACCTTTGGAGAAATCTGAAAATAGGGACAAAAAATTGAGATATCACACCTCACCTACTACAATCCAGCTACATGTCACTAGACCACATGGAAGGCAGTCACCAACTACCCCAAACAATGATTCTAGCGATGGCAATCAGAGTTGGTAAATATGTTAGGTAGGGATACATTCAAAGCAGCAGATAAAATGGAATAAAAGCATAcacaaacatgaataaaaattAGTCAATCACATCAACATTCATGAAAAGGATGAGACTGAAACCTCATACCTTGATAATGATTCCAAAATTTCTAATttccaataaaaaatatatagcaCAACCTTATTAGGTGTGGAGAACACAGTTTCATAGGAAGACCAACTGCTGGATACTTTTTTCTTTGGCTAAACACATGTGCTAGTTAGAAAAAGAACACCATGAAGCCATTTTACTGGCAGAAGGGCATTCTTTTCTGAATTAACCTCTTAACTTGGGGCTAAGGAGGTGTATATCCATCCAACAGctgaaatataaataaatttaacacAATCAACAGAATTtttacataaataataaaaaaaactgacAATGCAATTGACTTGAGAAAAATAATCTTTCATTCAATGAGGAAGATGCTATGAATCAATTCATATCAATCACATCAAAAGTCACCAAATGGGATAAATAGAAAGCTCATACCTTGATAGGCATTCCCACATTCTGATCTCCATTCAATGGCATAGAGACAACTAATAATAGGAGCAAAACATGAACCAACACAAAAACACAGAAAACAAGTGAAACTATAGTGCATCTACACACCATAAGACCATAGGGAAGGCAGTAATCAAGAACCCAAACAATGATTATACCCATGACTATAACAGTTGGCAAATATGTTAGGTAAGGATACATTGAAAACAGCAGATGGgtggaaaaaaaagtatatacaAACATGAGTAAAAATCTATCAATGACATCAACATTCAAGAAACGGATGAGATTGAATgtagagaaattaaaaaattaaaaatatattaacaaaaaacaCAACACACATGCTACAAAGAAGTGAACAGGTAACAAAAGCACATCTGATAATGAGTTCAAAATGAAAGTTAACAGCAAATCCCAAAAAATGTAACCAAGTACATCAACccacaaaaaaaaacgaaatcagAAACACAATTTGCAAATTAGAAATTTCACAAACCCCAAACATAACATGTGCGTTAAACATCGAAAAGATACCCAAAACAATCACAAATTGGAACACTAGGAATTTCACAAACCCTAGAGAATAAAATGTCCCTTAACCATATAACAGATACCAAAAATCATCAGAATTTGTAATATTAGGGATTTCAGAAACCATAGACAAAATCATCAGAATTTGCAAAATTAGGGATTTCAGAAACCATAGACAATAAAACATGTGTCAATCGTGGaacaaaatttgaaatattaGGAATTTCACAAACCCTAGAGAATAAAATGTCGCTTAACCATAGAACAGAAACCAAAAAACATCAGAATTTACACAATTAGGGATTTCAGAAACCATAGACAATAAAACCTGGTTAATAATAGGAGCAAAACATGAACCAACACAAAAACACAGAAAACAAGTGAAACTATAGTGCATCTACACGCCATAAGACCATAGGGAAGGCAGTAATCAAGAACCCAAACAATGATTATACCCATGACTATAACAGTTGGCAAATATGTTAGGTAAGGATACATTGAAAACAGCAGATGGgtggaaaaaaaaagtatatacaAACATGAGTAAAAATCTATCAATGACATCAACATTCAAGAAACGGATGAGATTGAATgtagagaaattaaaaaattaaaaatatattaacaaaaaacaCAACACACATGCTACAAAGAAGTGAACAGGTAACAAAAGCACATCTGATAATGAGTTCAAAATGAAAGTTAACAGCAAATCCCAAAAAATGTAACCAATTACATCAacccacaaaaaaaaaacgaaatcagAAACACAATTTGCAAATTAGAAATTTCACAAACCCCAAACATAACATGTGCGTTAAACATCGAAAAGATACCCAAAACAATCACAAATCGGAACACTAGGAATTTCACAAACCCTAGAGAATAAAATGTCCCTTAACCATATAACAGATACCAAAAATCATCAGAATTTGTAATATTAGGGATTTCAGAAACCATAGACAAAATCATCAGAATTTGCAAAATTAGGGATTTCAAAAACCATAGACAATAAAACATGTGTCAATCGTGGaacaaaatttgaaatattaGGAATTTCACAAACCCTAGAGAATAAAATGTCGCTTAACCATAGAACAGAAACCAAAAAACATCAGAATTTACACAATTAGGGATTTCAGAAACCATAGACAATAAAACCTGGTTAATAATAGGAGCAAAACATGAACCAACACAAAAACACAGAAAACAAGTGAAACTATAGTGCATCTACACGCCATAAGACCATAGGGAAGGCAGTAATCAAGAACCCAAACAATGATTATACCCATGACTATAACAGTTGGCAAATATGTTAGGTAAGGATACATTGAAAACAGCAGATGGgtggaaaaaaaaagtatatacaAACATGAGTAAAAATCTATCAATGACATCAACATTCAAGAAACGGATGAGATTGAATgtagagaaattaaaaaattaaaaatatattaacaaaaaacaCAACACACATGCTACAAAGAAGTGAACAGGTAACAAAAGCACATCTGATAATGAGTTCAAAATGAAAGTTAACAGCAAATCCCAAAAAATGTAACCAAGTACATCAACccacaaaaaaaaacgaaatcagAAACACAATTTGCAAATTAGAAATTTCACAAACCCCAAACATAACATGTGCGTTAAACATCGAAAAGATACCCAAAACAATCACAAATTGGAACACTAGGAATTTCACAAACCCTAGAGAATAAAATGTCCCTTAACCATATAACAGATaccaaaaatcatcaaaatttgCAATATTAGGGATTTCAGAAACCATAGACAAAATCATCAGAATTTGCAAAATTAGGGATTTCAGAAACCATAGACAATAAAACATGTGTCAATCGTGGaacaaaatttgaaatattaGGAATTTCACAAACCCTAGAGAATAAAATGTCGCTTAACCATAGAACAGAAACAAAAA from Arachis stenosperma cultivar V10309 chromosome 9, arast.V10309.gnm1.PFL2, whole genome shotgun sequence encodes the following:
- the LOC130949328 gene encoding uncharacterized protein LOC130949328 is translated as MRCALFGDYVNQVNHFLASGYVEQPVVVIQLAKVKFFRGQVGLQNVMYATQMLFNLDIPEVVKFRQSMIKQGVSGTQPLFIANEGKVLSLEDDFMRLTRKCTIEELQDNNQEGSFIIFGAIQGIVEDGGWWYSACVCGKGIYPQNGAYYCDFCLKHITNVSPRFKIKVTVEDHTGEGIFLLFDREASYLLKKSCADLFTEVQRDASLICGDTYPPIFQGLIGKKLLLKVDTKGVPHDTFYGTFRVRRICDDSTIIAIFELPNYDADDESTPKKEHDLHKSVPRGKADPVVSGGTKFVGLIDGEHGKEEKTPSNDTVSDDLSAELDILLSSAEKETQELLSHVLEAPSQNGEKLTHENHVVTSKSKRNLNPQFEEAAVDADGRGFKVAKVNGV